The Mercurialis annua linkage group LG2, ddMerAnnu1.2, whole genome shotgun sequence genome contains a region encoding:
- the LOC126669747 gene encoding ran-binding protein 1 homolog a — protein sequence MASTEPDHDRREEDDVPHADDEDTGAQIAPIVKLEEVAVSTGEEEEDPILDLKSKLYRFDKDGNQWKERGAGSVKLLKHKESHKVRLLFRQSKTLKICANHLVIPSMTVQEHVGNEKSCVWHATDFADGELKDELFCIRFPSIENCKSFMETFQGVAESQKSKEENQDASAAADALDKLSVEEKKTVEEGEPAVAEESNKTDAESKDTSST from the exons ATGACGAGGACACCGGCGCTCAAATTGCTCCCATAGTCAAGCTAGAAGAGGTCGCCGTTTCAACCGGCGAAGAGGAGGAGGATCCCATTCTCGATCT GAAATCAAAGCTGTATCGATTCGATAAGGACGGGAATCAATGGAAAGAGCGAGGCGCCGGTTCTGTTAAGCTTTTAAAGCATAAAGAATCTCACAAAGTTCGTCTTCTTTTCAGACAATCTAAGACTCTCAAGATCTGCGCCAATCATCTCG TTATTCCGAGTATGACAGTTCAGGAGCATGTTGGAAATGAGAAGTCGTGTGTGTGGCATGCTACTGATTTTGCTGATGGCGAATTGAAGGATGAGCTTTTTTGCATTCGTTTCCCCTCCATCGAAA ATTGCAAGTCTTTTATGGAAACATTTCAAGGGGTAGCTGAATCCCAAAAGTCAAAAGAGGAAAACCAGGATGCAAGTGCTGCTGCTGATGCTCTTGATAAGTTGAGTGTTGAAGAGAAGAAAACGGTGGAGGAAGGAGAGCCAGCTGTTGCTGAGGAGTCAAATAAGACTGATGCAGAGAGTAAAGACACTTCCTCCACTTGA
- the LOC126667579 gene encoding uncharacterized protein LOC126667579 isoform X1, whose amino-acid sequence MALGFQEKDDDAETEKDAFLTIENHKRIIFHVNDRVEVFSEEEGFQGSWHPGTVVLVDRNGWKLSYHVKYDHLLDDDSSEKMVGCLHVSELVDDDGCAPDNLPNNRGRIRPLEDRLQSSVWDLCYGRCVDVHYNEGWWEGVVFDHEDGSKQRNIFFPELGDEMMFHVDRISISRDWNDITGVWQIRETWLFLELIEEHEKEHYVPVSIKQLWYDLREKERFKKIGEWTSKEKDLWKSLVLEAIDDNWKILIHHVLQEIGLPESTKAPLGSAASCHDANNYTESDMAQKDIILQEGNIPSSYNFYSSPPTNCRIHERSIVQQLEPPAQNGMSKMNLLARSDLSCPGKPACEMPLVLLPSTFGKDGTSVATSSINAGLTFDFDAYNKNYSTSVCKESTYLPVGADVVPGPEFFPDAIRKYAQMGKKRPHESIIVNCRKHLLFLNWKVECARGPRNRFRYTSPDGKQYYSLIGVCAVLSETHKDIISSGNQDENANLSNCPSNSPKNPDSMVSFQSDIHVVEPEYCLEAVLDWYKCGSEGKRKRKNKKDANQMIMKAKKHLALMGWIFRYVYLNGKRELRYISPSGRRYNSLRAACGDPRSRIASVSGACASVHPERKADSKTVEGQSNSFEYCSNNRYARMSKFRNLGMLQKIKVGRTRKSEKKRKKILESSFLQQKSNSVSPNFPAKSRSKSKDLIRGPNKTKGAYPNIVLRSSKRVKHLVEPNPSHRKPRTVLSWLVDNTDVLPRAKLTYCASNGGSPVAEGRISGGGSGIKCNCCGKLYSVSGFEFHATGQYGRLAGSILSNLLLEDGRSLLDCQMQVIHTNKKNFRRKPLKKLPGSRHQGENDHICSVCHYGGELILCDQCPSSFHHSCLGMTDVPDGDWFCSSCCCDICGQNKLKRDSKHSVDDYGVLNCTQCERKYHIGCIRTKGEENLDYISEGNWFCSKTCEEICVGLHELSGKPVAVHLNNLTWTMLKCTEFENRNHNASDTEAMSGNYCHLCIALDVMHECFEPIEEPYTRKDLLKDVIFSKRSELKRLNFRGFYTVLLQKGDEVITVATVRIYGEKVAEIPLIGTRFQYRRRGMCRILLNVLEKKLGELGIQRLILPAVPSLLNTWTDSFGFSKLSDSGRLQLLDYTFLVFQDTIMCEKLLMKIPSAESSPSKEIQFRQENDAIGYGDNIDRLSTVSEVFQACQIGSDIVEYGKFDRDFAINNTRGGEGPPCNQVDRGTDMDCVPHAGEISLESLVEDPSSKKEKKENSSDGSNIVNMENRYGSYRELKFYKRRRVLVDFGS is encoded by the exons ATGGCATTGGGTTTTCAAGAAAAGGACGACGACGCAGAGACGGAAAAGGACGCTTTCTTGACCATAGAAAACCATAAACGAATCATTTTTCATGTTAATGATAGAGTTGAG GTATTTAGTGAGGAAGAAGGGTTTCAAGGTTCATGGCACCCAGGAACTGTTGTTTTGGTCGACAGGAATGGCTGGAAACTCAGTTATCATGTCAAATACGATCATTTACTAGATGATGATAGCTCTGAAAAGATGGTTGGTTGTCTGCATGTTTCAGAGCTTGTGGATGACGATGGTTGTGCCCCTGATAACCTGCCTAATAATCGTGGCCGTATTAGACCTTTAGAAGATCGTCTTCAGTCGAGTGTATGGGACCTTTGTTATGGAAGGTGTGTTGATGTCCATTACAATGAAGGTTGGTGGGAAGGTGTAGTTTTTGATCATGAAGATGGTTCAAAGCAGAGGAATATCTTTTTTCCGGAATTAGGTGATGAGATGATGTTTCACGTTGATAGAATAAGTATTTCTCGGGACTGGAATGATATTACTGGTGTTTGGCAGATCCGCGAGACATGGTTGTTTCTTGAGTTGATCGAGGAGCATGAGAAAGAACATTATGTTCCCGTTTCCATTAAGCAACTTTGGTATGATTTGCGGGAGAAGGAAAGATTTAAGAAGATTGGCGAATGGACCTCTAAGGAGAAAGATCTATGGAAAAGCTTGGTGTTAGAGGCAATTGATGATAACTGGAAAATTCTTATTCATCATGTTTTGCAAGAAATAGGCCTTCCAGAGTCTACAAAGGCGCCATTGGGGTCTGCTGCATCTTGTCATGATGCTAATAATTATACTGAATCAGATATGGCTCAAAAGGATATTATTCTACAAGAGGGAAATATACCAAgtagttataatttttattccagCCCTCCTACTAATTGTCGCATTCACGAAAGGTCTATTGTGCAGCAATTAGAACCTCCCGCACAGAATGGTATGTCAAAAATGAACCTTCTGGCTCGATCAGATTTATCCTGTCCTGGAAAACCAGCGTGTGAGATGCCTCTGGTTTTATTGCCTTCAACTTTTGGCAAGGATGGAACTTCTGTTGCCACTTCTTCAATCAATGCAGGCCTGACATTTGATTTTGATGCATATAATAAAAACTACTCGACTTCTGTTTGCAAAGAGTCCACTTATTTACCTGTTGGCGCAGACGTAGTTCCTGGACCTGAATTTTTCCCAGATGCTATTAGGAAATATGCACAAATGGGTAAGAAAAGGCCTCATGAATCCATCATTGTTAATTGCAGGAAGcatcttttgtttttgaattggaAAGTTGAATGCGCAAGAGGCCCTCGTAATAGATTTCGTTACACTTCACCCGACGGAAAGCAATATTATTCTCTTATTGGGGTCTGTGCAGTTTTAAGTGAAACCCATAAGGATATTATTTCTTCAGGTAACCAGGATGAGAATGCAAATCTGTCTAACTGTCCTAGTAATTCACCAAAGAATCCAGATTCTATGGTTTCTTTTCAATCTGATATTCACGTTGTTGAACCTGAATATTGTCTTGAAGCAGTTCTGGACTGGTATAAATGCGGGTCTGAGGGGAAACGaaagagaaagaataagaaagaTGCTAATCAAATGATAATGAAAGCAAAGAAACATCTCGCACTTATGGGATGGATTTTTCGATATGTATATCTAAATGGCAAGCGCGAGTTGCGTTATATCTCACCATCAGGAAGACGCTATAATTCACTTCGAGCAGCCTGCGGAGACCCTAGAAGTAGAATTGCTTCTGTTAGCGGTGCTTGTGCAAGTGTACATCCAGAAAGGAAAGCTGACAGCAAGACAGTTGAGGGACAGTCAAACTCGTTTGAGTATTGTTCTAATAATCGGTATGCCCGTATGTCAAAGTTTAGAAACCTTGGTATgcttcaaaaaattaaagttggaAGAACTAGGAAaagtgaaaagaaaagaaagaaaatactaGAATCTTCCTTTCTTCAACAAAAATCCAATTCAGTTTCTCCGAACTTCCCTGCAAAAAGTAGAAGCAAAAGCAAAGATCTGATCAGAGGACCAAATAAGACAAAAGGTGCCTACCCAAATATTGTGCTTAGATCAAGCAAAAGAGTGAAGCATTTGGTTGAGCCCAATCCTTCACATCGGAAGCCTCGAACAGTCCTTTCATGGTTAGTAGACAATACTGATGTCTTGCCAAGGGCAAAATTAACTTACTGTGCCAGTAATGGCGGAAGTCCAGTTGCAGAAGGGCGTATAAGTGGCGGTGGGAGTGGGATCAAGTGCAATTGCTGTGGGAAGCTGTATTCTGTTAGTGGCTTTGAGTTTCATGCTACTGGCCAGTATGGTAGACTAGCTGGCAGCATCTTGTCCAACCTCCTTCTGGAAGATGGAAGGTCCCTGTTAGACTGCCAGATGCAAGTAATACACACAAACAAAAAGAATTTTCGGAGAAAGCCACTTAAAAAGTTGCCTGGTAGTAGGCATCAAGGTGAAAATGATCACATATGCTCTGTTTGTCACTACGGCGGTGAGTTAATATTATGTGATCAATGCCCATCTTCTTTCCACCATAGTTGCCTTGGTATGACG GATGTTCCAGATGGAGATTGGTTCTGCTCATCGTGCTGTTGTGATATTTGCGGCCAAAATAAGCTGAAAAGAGACTCTAAACATTCTGTGGACGATTACGGCGTTCTTAATTGCACTCAATGCGAGCGTAAAT ATCACATTGGATGCATAAGGACTAAAGGAGAAGAGAACCTGGACTACATTTCTGAAGGAAATTGGTTTTGCAGCAAAACGTGTGAAGAG ATTTGTGTGGGCCTGCATGAGCTTTCAGGAAAACCAGTTGCAGTGCATTTAAACAATCTTACTTGGACTATGTTAAAGTGCACTGAGTTTGAAAATCGTAATCATAATGCTTCTGATACTGAGGCCATGTCTGGGAACTACTGCCATCTTTGTATTGCACTGGACGTGATGCATGAGTGTTTTGAGCCTATTGAAGAACCTTACACTAGGAAAGATCTTCTTAAAGATGTTATTTTTAGCAAAAG GTCAGAACTCAAACGTCTAAATTTTCGAGGATTTTATACAGTACTTTTGCAGAAAGGCGATGAAGTAATTACAGTTGCTACAGTAAG GATTTATGGAGAGAAGGTGGCAGAAATACCTCTGATTGGAACTAGATTTCAGTACCGCAGGCGTGGAATGTGTCGCATACTGTTGAATGTGCTGGAAAAG AAGCTCGGAGAACTAGGAATCCAGAGACTCATTTTACCTGCTGTTCCTAGCCTTTTAAACACGTGGACTGATTCATTTGGGTTTTCAAAGCTGTCAGACTCTGGGAGATTACAATTGCTAGATTATACTTTCTTGGTTTTCCAGGATACTATAATGTGTGAAAAGCTATTAATGAAGATCCCTTCTGCAGAATCAAGTCCGTCAAAAG AAATTCAATTTAGGCAAGAAAATGATGCTATTGGATATGGTGATAACATCGACCGACTCAGTACTGTATCTGAAGTATTTCAAGCATGTCAAATTGGGAGTGATATTGTGGAATACGGGAAGTTCGA CAGGGATTTTGCAATTAACAACACCAGAGGTGGTGAAGGGCCTCCTTGCAATCAG GTTGACAGAGGAACTGATATGGACTGTGTGCCTCATGCTGGGGAAATTAGTTTGGAGTCCCTGGTCGAGGATCCTTCTTCCAAGAAGGAGAAAAAGGAGAACAGTAGTGATGGTTCAAACATCGTAAACATGGAAAACAGATATGGCTCTTACCGGGAATTGAAGTTCTACAAAAGAAGAAGGGTATTAGTAGACTTTGGGAGCTGA
- the LOC126667579 gene encoding uncharacterized protein LOC126667579 isoform X3 produces MALGFQEKDDDAETEKDAFLTIENHKRIIFHVNDRVEVFSEEEGFQGSWHPGTVVLVDRNGWKLSYHVKYDHLLDDDSSEKMVGCLHVSELVDDDGCAPDNLPNNRGRIRPLEDRLQSSVWDLCYGRCVDVHYNEGWWEGVVFDHEDGSKQRNIFFPELGDEMMFHVDRISISRDWNDITGVWQIRETWLFLELIEEHEKEHYVPVSIKQLWYDLREKERFKKIGEWTSKEKDLWKSLVLEAIDDNWKILIHHVLQEIGLPESTKAPLGSAASCHDANNYTESDMAQKDIILQEGNIPSSYNFYSSPPTNCRIHERSIVQQLEPPAQNGMSKMNLLARSDLSCPGKPACEMPLVLLPSTFGKDGTSVATSSINAGLTFDFDAYNKNYSTSVCKESTYLPVGADVVPGPEFFPDAIRKYAQMGKKRPHESIIVNCRKHLLFLNWKVECARGPRNRFRYTSPDGKQYYSLIGVCAVLSETHKDIISSGNQDENANLSNCPSNSPKNPDSMVSFQSDIHVVEPEYCLEAVLDWYKCGSEGKRKRKNKKDANQMIMKAKKHLALMGWIFRYVYLNGKRELRYISPSGRRYNSLRAACGDPRSRIASVSGACASVHPERKADSKTVEGQSNSFEYCSNNRYARMSKFRNLGMLQKIKVGRTRKSEKKRKKILESSFLQQKSNSVSPNFPAKSRSKSKDLIRGPNKTKGAYPNIVLRSSKRVKHLVEPNPSHRKPRTVLSWLVDNTDVLPRAKLTYCASNGGSPVAEGRISGGGSGIKCNCCGKLYSVSGFEFHATGQYGRLAGSILSNLLLEDGRSLLDCQMQVIHTNKKNFRRKPLKKLPGSRHQGENDHICSVCHYGGELILCDQCPSSFHHSCLGMTDVPDGDWFCSSCCCDICGQNKLKRDSKHSVDDYGVLNCTQCERKYHIGCIRTKGEENLDYISEGNWFCSKTCEEICVGLHELSGKPVAVHLNNLTWTMLKCTEFENRNHNASDTEAMSGNYCHLCIALDVMHECFEPIEEPYTRKDLLKDVIFSKRILLQRRLLVRDMSPEASTSLILKYQSLLRALEL; encoded by the exons ATGGCATTGGGTTTTCAAGAAAAGGACGACGACGCAGAGACGGAAAAGGACGCTTTCTTGACCATAGAAAACCATAAACGAATCATTTTTCATGTTAATGATAGAGTTGAG GTATTTAGTGAGGAAGAAGGGTTTCAAGGTTCATGGCACCCAGGAACTGTTGTTTTGGTCGACAGGAATGGCTGGAAACTCAGTTATCATGTCAAATACGATCATTTACTAGATGATGATAGCTCTGAAAAGATGGTTGGTTGTCTGCATGTTTCAGAGCTTGTGGATGACGATGGTTGTGCCCCTGATAACCTGCCTAATAATCGTGGCCGTATTAGACCTTTAGAAGATCGTCTTCAGTCGAGTGTATGGGACCTTTGTTATGGAAGGTGTGTTGATGTCCATTACAATGAAGGTTGGTGGGAAGGTGTAGTTTTTGATCATGAAGATGGTTCAAAGCAGAGGAATATCTTTTTTCCGGAATTAGGTGATGAGATGATGTTTCACGTTGATAGAATAAGTATTTCTCGGGACTGGAATGATATTACTGGTGTTTGGCAGATCCGCGAGACATGGTTGTTTCTTGAGTTGATCGAGGAGCATGAGAAAGAACATTATGTTCCCGTTTCCATTAAGCAACTTTGGTATGATTTGCGGGAGAAGGAAAGATTTAAGAAGATTGGCGAATGGACCTCTAAGGAGAAAGATCTATGGAAAAGCTTGGTGTTAGAGGCAATTGATGATAACTGGAAAATTCTTATTCATCATGTTTTGCAAGAAATAGGCCTTCCAGAGTCTACAAAGGCGCCATTGGGGTCTGCTGCATCTTGTCATGATGCTAATAATTATACTGAATCAGATATGGCTCAAAAGGATATTATTCTACAAGAGGGAAATATACCAAgtagttataatttttattccagCCCTCCTACTAATTGTCGCATTCACGAAAGGTCTATTGTGCAGCAATTAGAACCTCCCGCACAGAATGGTATGTCAAAAATGAACCTTCTGGCTCGATCAGATTTATCCTGTCCTGGAAAACCAGCGTGTGAGATGCCTCTGGTTTTATTGCCTTCAACTTTTGGCAAGGATGGAACTTCTGTTGCCACTTCTTCAATCAATGCAGGCCTGACATTTGATTTTGATGCATATAATAAAAACTACTCGACTTCTGTTTGCAAAGAGTCCACTTATTTACCTGTTGGCGCAGACGTAGTTCCTGGACCTGAATTTTTCCCAGATGCTATTAGGAAATATGCACAAATGGGTAAGAAAAGGCCTCATGAATCCATCATTGTTAATTGCAGGAAGcatcttttgtttttgaattggaAAGTTGAATGCGCAAGAGGCCCTCGTAATAGATTTCGTTACACTTCACCCGACGGAAAGCAATATTATTCTCTTATTGGGGTCTGTGCAGTTTTAAGTGAAACCCATAAGGATATTATTTCTTCAGGTAACCAGGATGAGAATGCAAATCTGTCTAACTGTCCTAGTAATTCACCAAAGAATCCAGATTCTATGGTTTCTTTTCAATCTGATATTCACGTTGTTGAACCTGAATATTGTCTTGAAGCAGTTCTGGACTGGTATAAATGCGGGTCTGAGGGGAAACGaaagagaaagaataagaaagaTGCTAATCAAATGATAATGAAAGCAAAGAAACATCTCGCACTTATGGGATGGATTTTTCGATATGTATATCTAAATGGCAAGCGCGAGTTGCGTTATATCTCACCATCAGGAAGACGCTATAATTCACTTCGAGCAGCCTGCGGAGACCCTAGAAGTAGAATTGCTTCTGTTAGCGGTGCTTGTGCAAGTGTACATCCAGAAAGGAAAGCTGACAGCAAGACAGTTGAGGGACAGTCAAACTCGTTTGAGTATTGTTCTAATAATCGGTATGCCCGTATGTCAAAGTTTAGAAACCTTGGTATgcttcaaaaaattaaagttggaAGAACTAGGAAaagtgaaaagaaaagaaagaaaatactaGAATCTTCCTTTCTTCAACAAAAATCCAATTCAGTTTCTCCGAACTTCCCTGCAAAAAGTAGAAGCAAAAGCAAAGATCTGATCAGAGGACCAAATAAGACAAAAGGTGCCTACCCAAATATTGTGCTTAGATCAAGCAAAAGAGTGAAGCATTTGGTTGAGCCCAATCCTTCACATCGGAAGCCTCGAACAGTCCTTTCATGGTTAGTAGACAATACTGATGTCTTGCCAAGGGCAAAATTAACTTACTGTGCCAGTAATGGCGGAAGTCCAGTTGCAGAAGGGCGTATAAGTGGCGGTGGGAGTGGGATCAAGTGCAATTGCTGTGGGAAGCTGTATTCTGTTAGTGGCTTTGAGTTTCATGCTACTGGCCAGTATGGTAGACTAGCTGGCAGCATCTTGTCCAACCTCCTTCTGGAAGATGGAAGGTCCCTGTTAGACTGCCAGATGCAAGTAATACACACAAACAAAAAGAATTTTCGGAGAAAGCCACTTAAAAAGTTGCCTGGTAGTAGGCATCAAGGTGAAAATGATCACATATGCTCTGTTTGTCACTACGGCGGTGAGTTAATATTATGTGATCAATGCCCATCTTCTTTCCACCATAGTTGCCTTGGTATGACG GATGTTCCAGATGGAGATTGGTTCTGCTCATCGTGCTGTTGTGATATTTGCGGCCAAAATAAGCTGAAAAGAGACTCTAAACATTCTGTGGACGATTACGGCGTTCTTAATTGCACTCAATGCGAGCGTAAAT ATCACATTGGATGCATAAGGACTAAAGGAGAAGAGAACCTGGACTACATTTCTGAAGGAAATTGGTTTTGCAGCAAAACGTGTGAAGAG ATTTGTGTGGGCCTGCATGAGCTTTCAGGAAAACCAGTTGCAGTGCATTTAAACAATCTTACTTGGACTATGTTAAAGTGCACTGAGTTTGAAAATCGTAATCATAATGCTTCTGATACTGAGGCCATGTCTGGGAACTACTGCCATCTTTGTATTGCACTGGACGTGATGCATGAGTGTTTTGAGCCTATTGAAGAACCTTACACTAGGAAAGATCTTCTTAAAGATGTTATTTTTAGCAAAAG GATCTTATTACAAAGAAGATTATTGGTAAGGGACATGAGTCCGGAGGCCTCAACATCCTTGATCCTGAAATACCAAAGTCTATTGCGTGCATTAGAATTGTAA
- the LOC126667579 gene encoding uncharacterized protein LOC126667579 isoform X2, with amino-acid sequence MALGFQEKDDDAETEKDAFLTIENHKRIIFHVNDRVEVFSEEEGFQGSWHPGTVVLVDRNGWKLSYHVKYDHLLDDDSSEKMVGCLHVSELVDDDGCAPDNLPNNRGRIRPLEDRLQSSVWDLCYGRCVDVHYNEGWWEGVVFDHEDGSKQRNIFFPELGDEMMFHVDRISISRDWNDITGVWQIRETWLFLELIEEHEKEHYVPVSIKQLWYDLREKERFKKIGEWTSKEKDLWKSLVLEAIDDNWKILIHHVLQEIGLPESTKAPLGSAASCHDANNYTESDMAQKDIILQEGNIPSSYNFYSSPPTNCRIHERSIVQQLEPPAQNGMSKMNLLARSDLSCPGKPACEMPLVLLPSTFGKDGTSVATSSINAGLTFDFDAYNKNYSTSVCKESTYLPVGADVVPGPEFFPDAIRKYAQMGKKRPHESIIVNCRKHLLFLNWKVECARGPRNRFRYTSPDGKQYYSLIGVCAVLSETHKDIISSGNQDENANLSNCPSNSPKNPDSMVSFQSDIHVVEPEYCLEAVLDWYKCGSEGKRKRKNKKDANQMIMKAKKHLALMGWIFRYVYLNGKRELRYISPSGRRYNSLRAACGDPRSRIASVSGACASVHPERKADSKTVEGQSNSFEYCSNNRYARMSKFRNLGMLQKIKVGRTRKSEKKRKKILESSFLQQKSNSVSPNFPAKSRSKSKDLIRGPNKTKGAYPNIVLRSSKRVKHLVEPNPSHRKPRTVLSWLVDNTDVLPRAKLTYCASNGGSPVAEGRISGGGSGIKCNCCGKLYSVSGFEFHATGQYGRLAGSILSNLLLEDGRSLLDCQMQVIHTNKKNFRRKPLKKLPGSRHQGENDHICSVCHYGGELILCDQCPSSFHHSCLGMTDVPDGDWFCSSCCCDICGQNKLKRDSKHSVDDYGVLNCTQCERKYHIGCIRTKGEENLDYISEGNWFCSKTCEEICVGLHELSGKPVAVHLNNLTWTMLKCTEFENRNHNASDTEAMSGNYCHLCIALDVMHECFEPIEEPYTRKDLLKDVIFSKSWEDVFYFSFYLADPDGYRVPYLDLFAGFVSLSLVKYIRKVNILESISLFISS; translated from the exons ATGGCATTGGGTTTTCAAGAAAAGGACGACGACGCAGAGACGGAAAAGGACGCTTTCTTGACCATAGAAAACCATAAACGAATCATTTTTCATGTTAATGATAGAGTTGAG GTATTTAGTGAGGAAGAAGGGTTTCAAGGTTCATGGCACCCAGGAACTGTTGTTTTGGTCGACAGGAATGGCTGGAAACTCAGTTATCATGTCAAATACGATCATTTACTAGATGATGATAGCTCTGAAAAGATGGTTGGTTGTCTGCATGTTTCAGAGCTTGTGGATGACGATGGTTGTGCCCCTGATAACCTGCCTAATAATCGTGGCCGTATTAGACCTTTAGAAGATCGTCTTCAGTCGAGTGTATGGGACCTTTGTTATGGAAGGTGTGTTGATGTCCATTACAATGAAGGTTGGTGGGAAGGTGTAGTTTTTGATCATGAAGATGGTTCAAAGCAGAGGAATATCTTTTTTCCGGAATTAGGTGATGAGATGATGTTTCACGTTGATAGAATAAGTATTTCTCGGGACTGGAATGATATTACTGGTGTTTGGCAGATCCGCGAGACATGGTTGTTTCTTGAGTTGATCGAGGAGCATGAGAAAGAACATTATGTTCCCGTTTCCATTAAGCAACTTTGGTATGATTTGCGGGAGAAGGAAAGATTTAAGAAGATTGGCGAATGGACCTCTAAGGAGAAAGATCTATGGAAAAGCTTGGTGTTAGAGGCAATTGATGATAACTGGAAAATTCTTATTCATCATGTTTTGCAAGAAATAGGCCTTCCAGAGTCTACAAAGGCGCCATTGGGGTCTGCTGCATCTTGTCATGATGCTAATAATTATACTGAATCAGATATGGCTCAAAAGGATATTATTCTACAAGAGGGAAATATACCAAgtagttataatttttattccagCCCTCCTACTAATTGTCGCATTCACGAAAGGTCTATTGTGCAGCAATTAGAACCTCCCGCACAGAATGGTATGTCAAAAATGAACCTTCTGGCTCGATCAGATTTATCCTGTCCTGGAAAACCAGCGTGTGAGATGCCTCTGGTTTTATTGCCTTCAACTTTTGGCAAGGATGGAACTTCTGTTGCCACTTCTTCAATCAATGCAGGCCTGACATTTGATTTTGATGCATATAATAAAAACTACTCGACTTCTGTTTGCAAAGAGTCCACTTATTTACCTGTTGGCGCAGACGTAGTTCCTGGACCTGAATTTTTCCCAGATGCTATTAGGAAATATGCACAAATGGGTAAGAAAAGGCCTCATGAATCCATCATTGTTAATTGCAGGAAGcatcttttgtttttgaattggaAAGTTGAATGCGCAAGAGGCCCTCGTAATAGATTTCGTTACACTTCACCCGACGGAAAGCAATATTATTCTCTTATTGGGGTCTGTGCAGTTTTAAGTGAAACCCATAAGGATATTATTTCTTCAGGTAACCAGGATGAGAATGCAAATCTGTCTAACTGTCCTAGTAATTCACCAAAGAATCCAGATTCTATGGTTTCTTTTCAATCTGATATTCACGTTGTTGAACCTGAATATTGTCTTGAAGCAGTTCTGGACTGGTATAAATGCGGGTCTGAGGGGAAACGaaagagaaagaataagaaagaTGCTAATCAAATGATAATGAAAGCAAAGAAACATCTCGCACTTATGGGATGGATTTTTCGATATGTATATCTAAATGGCAAGCGCGAGTTGCGTTATATCTCACCATCAGGAAGACGCTATAATTCACTTCGAGCAGCCTGCGGAGACCCTAGAAGTAGAATTGCTTCTGTTAGCGGTGCTTGTGCAAGTGTACATCCAGAAAGGAAAGCTGACAGCAAGACAGTTGAGGGACAGTCAAACTCGTTTGAGTATTGTTCTAATAATCGGTATGCCCGTATGTCAAAGTTTAGAAACCTTGGTATgcttcaaaaaattaaagttggaAGAACTAGGAAaagtgaaaagaaaagaaagaaaatactaGAATCTTCCTTTCTTCAACAAAAATCCAATTCAGTTTCTCCGAACTTCCCTGCAAAAAGTAGAAGCAAAAGCAAAGATCTGATCAGAGGACCAAATAAGACAAAAGGTGCCTACCCAAATATTGTGCTTAGATCAAGCAAAAGAGTGAAGCATTTGGTTGAGCCCAATCCTTCACATCGGAAGCCTCGAACAGTCCTTTCATGGTTAGTAGACAATACTGATGTCTTGCCAAGGGCAAAATTAACTTACTGTGCCAGTAATGGCGGAAGTCCAGTTGCAGAAGGGCGTATAAGTGGCGGTGGGAGTGGGATCAAGTGCAATTGCTGTGGGAAGCTGTATTCTGTTAGTGGCTTTGAGTTTCATGCTACTGGCCAGTATGGTAGACTAGCTGGCAGCATCTTGTCCAACCTCCTTCTGGAAGATGGAAGGTCCCTGTTAGACTGCCAGATGCAAGTAATACACACAAACAAAAAGAATTTTCGGAGAAAGCCACTTAAAAAGTTGCCTGGTAGTAGGCATCAAGGTGAAAATGATCACATATGCTCTGTTTGTCACTACGGCGGTGAGTTAATATTATGTGATCAATGCCCATCTTCTTTCCACCATAGTTGCCTTGGTATGACG GATGTTCCAGATGGAGATTGGTTCTGCTCATCGTGCTGTTGTGATATTTGCGGCCAAAATAAGCTGAAAAGAGACTCTAAACATTCTGTGGACGATTACGGCGTTCTTAATTGCACTCAATGCGAGCGTAAAT ATCACATTGGATGCATAAGGACTAAAGGAGAAGAGAACCTGGACTACATTTCTGAAGGAAATTGGTTTTGCAGCAAAACGTGTGAAGAG ATTTGTGTGGGCCTGCATGAGCTTTCAGGAAAACCAGTTGCAGTGCATTTAAACAATCTTACTTGGACTATGTTAAAGTGCACTGAGTTTGAAAATCGTAATCATAATGCTTCTGATACTGAGGCCATGTCTGGGAACTACTGCCATCTTTGTATTGCACTGGACGTGATGCATGAGTGTTTTGAGCCTATTGAAGAACCTTACACTAGGAAAGATCTTCTTAAAGATGTTATTTTTAGCAAAAG CTGGGAGGACGTATTCTACTTCAGCTTTTACCTAGCTGATCCAGATGGATATCGAGTTCCTTACTTGGACCTATTTGCgggttttgtttcattaagtTTGGTAAAGTATATTAGGAAAGTTAATATATTAGAATCAATTAGTCTATTTATTAGTAgctaa